A single genomic interval of Trichosurus vulpecula isolate mTriVul1 chromosome 6, mTriVul1.pri, whole genome shotgun sequence harbors:
- the LOC118854146 gene encoding olfactory receptor 4C12-like yields MANRNVTEFVLLGLMRNPEMKKVIFALFLIIYIITVLSNMLIVITIASSQTLVSPMYFFLAFLSLIDALYPSSMIPKMLADLLREKKTISFNACMTQLFLEHFLGTSEIVLLIVMAFDRYAAICRPLHYMTIMNHRLCCCLIGLAWTVGFLHSIGQIFTIVWLPFCGPNVIDHFMCDVIPLIQLACTETSLIGLLVVANAGLISMISFVVLIFSYVIILCSLKSYSSSGRCKALSTCSSHITVVILFFVPCIFMYLRPVTTFSIDKTITVFYTLVTPMLNPIIYTVRNEEVKNAMRKLWGRKLASDYK; encoded by the coding sequence ATGGCAAATAGGAATGTAACTGAATTTGTCCTATTGGGTCTCATGAGGAATCCTGAGATGAAAAAAGTCATATTTGCtctatttttaatcatttatatTATCACTGTCCTGAGTAATATGCTCATTGTGATCACCATTGCTTCCAGTCAGACTCTGGTCTCGCCAATGTACTTCTTTCTAGCATTCTTGTCTCTAATAGATGCTTTGTATCCATCATCAATGATCCCCAAAATGCTTGCAGATCTGCTCCGTGAGAAGAAAACCATCTCCTTCAATGCATGCATGACCCAGCTTTTTCTAGAACACTTTCTTGGGACTTCCGAGATTGTTCTCCTCATAGTAATGGCCTTTGACAGGTATGCGGCCATCTGCAGACCTCTGCACTACATGACAATAATGAACCACCGCCTTTGCTGTTGCCTCATTGGATTGGCTTGGACAGTGGGCTTCCTGCATTCAATAGGACAGATTTTCACCATAGTCTGGCTTCCTTTCTGTGGCCCCAATGTTATAGATCACTTTATGTGTGACGTTATTCCCTTGATTCAACTTGCCTGCACAGAAACCTCCCTCATTGGTCTCTTGGTTGTTGCCAATGCAGGGTTAATTTCGATGATTAGTTTTGTTGTTTTGATATTTTCCTATGTCATAATCCTGTGTTCCCTGAAAAGTTACAGCTCTTCAGGGAGATGCAAGGCTCTGTCTACTTGTAGCTCCCACATCACTGTAGTTATCTTGTTCTTTGTCCCCTGTATTTTCATGTATCTGCGACCAGTAACTACATTTTCTATCGATAAAACTATAACTGTATTTTACACTCTTGTCACCCCAATGTTAAATCCAATTATCTACacagtaagaaatgaagaggtaAAAAATGCCATGAGGAAGTTATGGGGTAGAAAATTAGCATCAGATTATAAATGA